A stretch of Procambarus clarkii isolate CNS0578487 chromosome 20, FALCON_Pclarkii_2.0, whole genome shotgun sequence DNA encodes these proteins:
- the LOC123755344 gene encoding ATP-dependent DNA helicase Q1 — translation MDGCEILELQCSSQDPESTLRKVEQELKNVTRELQILQGRKRALEAKQEKLRDSIQQQKSAHLAQRDWDRQDFPWSKELEKLQNTVFKIPTLRAHQLPTMNATLSGIDTILIMPTGGGKSLCFQLPALISKGITLVVSPLVSLMEDQLMSLKARGVQARMLSAASTREEVNGVHSDMTNPNSQLKLLYVTPEKLAKSKRFMAKLQKMHQIGRFARLAIDEVHCCSQWGHDFRPDYKYLGIMHKMFPGTPILGLTATATSRVIQDVQKILDIKGCLVLKASFNRPNLFYEVRPKPPVQEECATQLQQLLEGEFKNESGIIYTMTIKDAEELVSGLKSRGLRVAPYHAQLDAQVRSKIHRKWVENEYQAVVATIAFGMGIDKPDVRFVIHHCISKSMENFYQESGRAGRDGRPAKCIIFWRFADLSRQSTMVFTEQTGQENLYGLISYCLDSHRCRRNIIAEHFDERWETADCRGMCDHCKAPRETKNLDTTKYGEHLLMILTKAASLDQKLTGQKLVDLFLGKGSPKLRVQEAIATGLARDRAENIVAFFLIDGFLKEDFHFTPYSTISYIVPGPKAEAGVPPSALIVGGIRKLSSISVSQSSEKAADNSQRNHAPKTEEQAGTTKKREIKSKANLSFGNNSDCDASSRTSSISDSKKNSSNNCKDQTQKSKFSQSKKSARNCVKSQVKSEQKSNTKGVAKSPETATFLLESSSDAEHSYSDASDQPSSYKRRRIITIDNSSDCSEG, via the exons ATGGATGGCTGTGAAATATTAGAGCTACAGTGTAGCAGTCAAG ACCCAGAGTCTACTCTTAGGAAAGTGGAGCAAGAACTGAAAAATGTCACACGTGAACTGCAAATTCTTCAGGGGCGTAAGCGAGCGTTAGAGGCTAAACAGGAGAAATTAAGAGATTCAATTCAGCAACAGAAATCAGCACATCTTGCTCAACGAGACTGGGATAGACAAG attttccatggtcaaaagaattggagAAATTGCAGAACACAGTCTTCAAAATCCCTACACTAAGAGCTCACCAGCTTCCTACCATGAATGCCACATTGTCTGGAATAGATACCATTCTAATTATGCCTACCGGAGGAGGGAAAAGTTTATGCTTCCAGCTTCCAGCTCTTATATCTAAAG GTATTACCTTGGTTGTCTCTCCACTGGTGTCACTGATGGAGGATCAGTTAATGAGTCTGAAGGCTCGAGGAGTTCAGGCGAGGATGCTCTCTGCTGCATCCACTAGAGAAGAAGTCAATGGAGTCCACTCT GATATGACAAATCCTAATAGCCAACTAAAGCTACTGTATGTTACTCCTGAGAAACTTGCAAAATCTAAGCGATTTATGGCCAAGCTTCAGAAGATGCATCAAATTGGTCGATTTGCTCGCTTAGCCATTGATGAAGTTCACTGTTGTTCACAGTGGGGACACGATTTTAGGCCAG ATTACAAATATCTTGGTATCATGCATAAAATGTTCCCAGGAACACCAATCTTGGGACTTACTGCCACAGCTACTTCAAGAGTCATTCAAGATGTGCAAAAAATTTTGGACATCAAAGGCTGTTTAGTTCTTAAAGCATCTTTCAATCGGCCAAATCTATTTTATGAG GTGCGACCCAAGCCTCCAGTCCAGGAAGAATGTGCTACTCAGCTTCAGCAGCTGCTTGAAGGGGAATTTAAAAATGAGTCTGGCATTATCTACACTATGACTATCAAGGATGCTGAAGAGCTGGTGTCAGGGCTCAAGTCGCGTGGTTTGCGTGTGGCACCGTACCATGCCCAGCTGGATGCACAAGTGAGAAGCAAAATCCATAGGAAGTGGGTGGAAAATGAATATCAG GCTGTTGTAGCTACCATTGCATTCGGCATGGGGATTGATAAACCCGATGTTCGCTTTGTGATTCACCATTGCATATCCAAATCGATGGAAAACTTTTACCAG GAGAGTGGAAGAGCAGGAAGAGATGGCAGACCTGCAAAATGCATTATTTTCTGGAGATTTGCTGATCTATCTCGACAGAGCACTATGGTGTTCACGGAACAGACTGGCCAAGAGAATCTGTATGGGCTGATTAGCTACTGTCTAGACAGTCATAG ATGCAGAAGAAATATTATAGCTGAGCACTTTGATGAGAGATGGGAGACTGCAGATTGTCGAGGAATGTGTGATCATTGCAAAGCACCAAGAGAAACCAAAAATTTAGACACAACAAAATATGGCGAGCATTTGTTGATGATACTCACAAAGGCTGCTAGTTTGGATCAGAAGCTGACTG GTCAAAAGCTTGTCGATCTGTTTCTAGGCAAGGGTTCTCCAAAGTTACGCGTACAAGAAGCAATAGCAACTGGATTAGCTAGAGACCGAGCTGAAAACATTGTTGCTTTCTTCCTTATAGATGGTTTCCTTAAAGAGGACTTCCATTTTACCCCTTACAGTACCATCAGCTACATTGTACCAG GTCCAAAAGCAGAAGCTGGAGTCCCACCAAGCGCCTTAATTGTTGGTGGCATTCGAAAATTATCAAGCATCTCTGTCagtcaatcatcagaaaaagctgCCGACAATAGCCAACGAAATCATGCCCCAAAAACTGAAGAACAAGCAGGAACCACAAAGAAACGTGAAATCAAATCAAAGGCCAATCTCTCATTTGGAAATAACAGTGACTGTGATGCATCTAGCAGAACCAGCAGTATAAGTGACAGTAAGAAAAACAGCAGCAACAATTGCAAAGACCAAACTCAAAAATCAAAGTTTTCTCAAAGTAAGAAGTCTGCACGCAATTGTGTTAAAAGCCAGGTGAAGTCAGAGCAAAAATCCAATACGAAAGGTGTAGCCAAATCACCAGAGACGGCAACTTTTTTACTGGAGTCGTCCTCTGATGCAGAACATAGTTATTCTGATGCTAGTGACCAGCCAAGTTCATACAAAAGGAGGCGAATCATAACGATTGATAATTCTAGTGATTGTTCAGAAGGCTAA